A stretch of DNA from Hirundo rustica isolate bHirRus1 chromosome 1, bHirRus1.pri.v3, whole genome shotgun sequence:
aaaaaagaatcttaTGATCTTGATGGACAAAAGTACATTTTCCTTGCCAGGAACTGACAAGAGAACTTGTGACATGCTTGAAGGCTGCACATCTTTGCTTGGAGAATTGTATACTCAAAAGGCATAGAGTTATCCACTTATTCCAACAGAGAGAGTAAGATCAATCCATTTCAAAACTCAGATGTAGATGGAGAACAGAAAGGAGGCgcaaaagcagattttgtggAGTTACTAGTCAAATCAAACAACAAGGACGCAACATAAAAATTACAGCAAGCATTGAAATAGGCCTACAGTGGAAAGAAACAAGACAAGCCACACAGGAGAAACAGAAAGCGGTGAAGCCTTTCCAAAACAGTCTAAATAGAGAGACAACACTTTTACACTATCCTTCATGAGGTCAGCCAGAGTTCTGCCAAGTTGATCCCAGTAAGAACTAAAGGATTTCACATGGAACCTGAGCTCATGGCAgtagtttttctgttttatcacAGGATAAAAGCGTTTAAGCCAGGACACCAAAAGGTAAAAAACACTCTTTCTACTAGGCAGCAACCTGTTTAAATCTATTAGTTGTTCAATTTAGCTAAAGAATCAACCTTATTTAAGATTAGACTACCTGTTTAAACTGAGCTTTGTAATCTTGTATGAGTAAGCATTTCCAAACTCCAGGTTTCAGCTGTCCAGAGTCTTAGTCTATAGTTAAACCTGCCATGTCACTCAGAGGATCTGTTTACATGTCTGCaattcccccccaccccgcctGCCACCAAAGTATCTATTTACTATCCACAGACCATTCAACTCAGACGTGAGGAGTTCAGTTTTACCTTCACCAGTCTCTCTAACCTTCTAACTCGCAAAGCTTGCAGATCTGATTTACTGCAAGCTTCTGCTGTCCCTGACAAGTGCAGTGGCAGACCTAATGACCAGCTTGTCGGATTTAGGATTTTAGTTCATGAACAGTGGTATTTAAACTGGGGACACAGAATACAACATGTGAAAATAGTGATAAAAATCACACATGGTAAATCCATACTATTGAGCAGAACAGCTGAGTGCAAGAAATATGTTGCATGTACCAGCTTCTCAGCCTGCTCCAGTCTTAGAACCACACTGCAGTGCTCGCCAAACCCATCTTTTCAAACAGACTTTCTGCAAGTCCcattaatttcatatttagCATTTCACAGCAAGGTAGCTTCTTCTTCCAAAAGTTTCTACACAAGTTGCATTGATACCCCTATGTTCCAATAAAAAGAGGCCAGGTTCCTATGACAGGAAGTATAAATAAACCCAGGAAGTTCTATCCTAGAAAGCTCacacatttcaaaatttaagctatttttttttaatccaaggTAAGGCAACTGTAAAATCCAGTTCAATAAACTGTAACTTGGTGCTGCTAAATCTTCATATATACAGTGACAACAGTCAATCAAATTTAGGTTTCTGGTCAGTAGGGCTTTCCCATTGATTccaagattttctttctttcttctgctgagGGCATCTCTGGTTTCACACCACTTCTCTTCCTTTGCATCATAATTTCGTGCTGAAAGTAGAACAAAGTGACCATGAGAACAGATTTTGCAGAACCTCTGCTCCTGATctctgaatgaaaaatattctttaataGAAAAATGCTTTATATATCAAGAGCCAGGTACTCTAGGTCTGATTAGCTGATGCCTAAATGTACTAGTAGTTAGTTCAAGATACCTGATAGTTTACCTTGTTGCTTCAGAATACAGTGCAATCAGTATTTCCCATTACGCTGTGCCAGACTAATGCACAATTGTCTGTAAATATGGGGGTTTTGTAAGTCTCACAAGTATTTAAAGGTTAAAACTTTACTACAATGGtataaggaaaggaaacagcagaaaacagttTAACTGCACATAGTTTCTCATGATACCTCCCTACCACCATAAATAAGCTTTATATTAGGTTAAAGTAAACGTGATCCAAGCCAGTGGGAAACCAGATAATCTTTACCTTGACTCAGAACTTTGTCATTGAACTTGTTTAAAAGAGAACTTATTACTAGAAATATGTGACTCAAGTTCAGAGGAAAACATCAGGTACAGCAAGAACATTGACTCACAATGCAAGAGAGTAAATTCAGAACAATCAAGTGAAGTACTTTGATGTGCATGTGCCTAAGTCTTCCAGCAATGCATAAGGAGACTACCTGGGCTGGTAAATTACCATAACTACATCATTAGCCAAGTCTGAAGGGTTCAGAAAGCAGCATGTCAGAAGTAATGCACATAAAACAAAGCAGggagtaaaatttaaaaagttttctgtGCTTACCCagaattttctgcagtttttgtACTTCAAAAAATAATCAGTACACAGATCCTTGTTATAGTTGTTGTCATCCATACATTTTGTAGTGGCATCTGTTTCCTTTAATAGGGGAAAACATACTTCAGAGTTGAGGGAAGTTACTGTACTcagtgtttaaatattttaacaagtCCCAGAATATCTATGAAGATAGGAGTGAGCTCTTCAGATGAAAGAACACTATTAAAGAGAGCAAAGGAACACCTATTACAAAGGATCATCAGTACATCCAAGCAGTGATTTCATTTGGAGATAACAGAGAATAGTACTCTTCAGACAGTAAGTACAGAGTCCACAGAATAGTTGTTTACAATGATGCTTGGTATAGCTCACaaaagacttaaaaaataaCCAAGCTTGTCTAACCAGGATTTCAGGCTCTGGTTTTAGGGACAGAAAATTTAAGAGACTGCTATCAGTTGTATAACTCCTATTTATGGGAAATTACTTATTTCATGCTTACTGTAATGGATGACTTTCAGCCCTTCCCATCTTCACTCAAGAAACTTTTAATACAAAGTGCTATAATGCAAGTGTGCTATCTACGAAACAGTCCTCTAGAAAGTGCATTATTTAACATTGAAACGTACAGGCAGAAATCTCAATTTGATCATCTTACCGCTAGACATGGATTTATATCGTGATCTCTAAGCTTTTTTGCATGCCTGGACATTCTAGACAGACACTCGTACCTTGgctagaaagggaaaataaacaggTTAAGTATCTACTCTTCACAGTAACTCAGCATTAACTCTGAATTTCAGGATGTTATAAAGGCCTTCTAGTAACACAGAGTTTGGttatctttaaagaaaacaaacaaacaaacccctaaCTCCTTTTGCAAAGCATTATTTCAAAAGTGGTAACTGCAAGACAACACTGGTAAGTTTAGCCCGTCACCAAGACTGCTCACTCCTGATGAATTCCTGCAGAGAACAGAACCGCTGCAGCAGCCCTCTCACACCAGCCTGTGTATCATGGAGGAAGTGACCATGTGGAGGAGAAACAGCTCCAGAGAACCTGTTCACAGCCAACACACTGTAGACACTTCAATTAATAGTGTGTGGGAGGAATGTACAAGTAAACTCTTCCAGATTTGTTCCTGCTCCATAGCTGGATCACATCTGCATCTTCACTGAGCTTTCCCAGGTATGACAAGTGCCCAACtatctcctgtgctgctgtatcaaatatttaacagaaaaagaacTGGTTTCACCGCAAGGTGGGACCAGACCCACTTACACTGTGTATGACAGCCTGAATCACATTTTTTACCATTCAGTAGTTTGACACTGACTCTAGGAACTGTAAGCTTGAGAGACAGAATTCAGTGCCAAGAATCTACACTGATCCAAGATGATGACATCAAGATGAACAGCAGACCCTCCTTCCCTTTACAGCTTCCTATACATTGCCTTCAGCACACATATGGCACTACAGGTATGTGTCCCAAACAAGTACTAAAtctaacaaaaaataaattaatgttgACCAGATGACTGCTTGAATCAATGCAATCAGAAACACAGGACAGAGGGAGCAAATTAAAGTACTGCTAATGAAGGACACAGCTTAATCTTGTTGGTTTTCACTTTCTTGAAAAACACCGATGCCAATTCTTAACTAAGACCTGTGTTTGTGCACAAAGATGTGTGTGATAAGTCTGAGTCTGAAGTAAAAAGTCTGTATTGCTTGATaccagataaaaaaaataaattcaaatactGCTCTTTGTAGCTCataaaaaaacatgttttagaTGGGGTTTCTTCTTTGGGCAAGAGTAAACAATTCCCAGCAAACAAGTCTTAGGTTTTACAAGCTGTGCATGTATACTTTCCTGCAGCTTGGAGTACTCTTTGCTTTCAATACGGTAATATTCTGCAAATGGGACTTTTAATTAACAGCATGGGGGGGCCAATACTTTCACTTTCCTTTGATAACTATACAATGCATAAGTTAATTTCACAAGCTAGacaaatgttctttttctggtGGGTGTAAGTGCATTTTTGATGAAGCACTTCCAACTCAAATGGAAACCCAAAGATGTATACTAGCACCATCACAAACCTCaagagaggagaagggaggggagaagtAGGAAGCAAAAGCAACATACCACAATGCCTCACCTAACTCACCACAACAGATACAAGATTTTTAGATGTTTCCATGTGTCTGTGTTATAACACTGCATTTCACTGATATATTACCACCTAAGCATACATGCCTCAAGGTGTACAGTATTAGTCCGATTTCAGACTTACTCTCCAAAAGAATACTTGGGAGTCATAGGATGTGCCGTCATAACCAGTACTCCTTATACAAGCTGCACTTGACACTCTCAATTTGATTACGCTATCAGAGTCTGCAACCGTGCCCGTTCTAAGGAACGATAGACACAATCCATTTAACACCCACTTAACGAATAAGCACTTCAGGCTCTAATGAAGATGCACAGCTCGGAGCAGGCAAATGCTTAAACATTCTTAATACCATCCAAAAGGTCTGATAGCTCCTACGCCagttcctctctcctgctctctgaaGTACTTCGGACTCGAAGCACTACCAGCTGGAAGGGCAGGCGGGTCACGCCGAAACGCTGCTGGGACTGAACGAGCAGTTGGGCAGGAAGCGagcttccccctcctcccaggTTTGCACATCTACGGGCTTCCCTTCCTGCTTCCAGATTACAGGTCAGAGCCCAGCCACAGCCGAAGGCTTGTCTATTCCACAGTTCTTAATTATGCTTTAACACATTAACAGTTGTAAACCGTACCACAGAGAACCAGGGCTGTTGCTGGCACTCTTTAACCCTAGGGCTTTTTCGGTTCATAAACCATCAGAGCACTTTTCTACAGGCTGTCGCCCATTGAAAAGCGTTTGGTCCGCTTTAGATGCGGACATATAGATACAAACTCGCTAATTACGCTGCAGTATAGACCAGCTCATTAAAACTTTGAGCCCTGGAGAAAAGGCCGTACTAAAAATCCTACGGCTTTTCGAGCTGCTCCGGCGGCGGAGGCAGCCGGCGGGCCCTGACGCTCAGCACAGCGGAGCTGCCGCCTAGCCCGACTCAGCTTCCCGGGGAGAGCCGGGGGCCGTCCAGGTGCGGAGGCGAGGccggcgccccccgcccggTCCCTGCCTTCCGCcggcggcggagcggccggATGCGCCCGGCGACCCCTTTCCCCCGCCCCGGGTCGTTccccgcggccgctcccgccgcctccCCTCGGCACCACCTGCCGCCAGGAGCGGTGcccgggccgcgccgccgccgggcccgagcggggctgccccggcccgcGGGAGGCGAAGGTCGAGCGAGACTTCCCTCCGCCGACCGGGAAGGGGAAGCGGCGGACGGGCACGGCGCGGGTCGCCGCCGGCGGCACTCACCTCCGTCCCCGGCCGTGTCCGCGGGAGCCCGGGGCGGGAGGGGGGCAGCCCGTCTCCAATTCGAAAGACGTCAGCGGCTCGGGCAGCGCGCTTAAGTACGGGCGCAGCCTACCCCGCTCACGGCCCCGCggctccccccggccccgcgccgccgccgcccacGCCCCGGCGGCTCTGAGTGGCACGGCCGGGCCGCCAatggcggcggcgccgcgcccgccccggccgTGAGCGGCGCCTCCTTCCACCaacggggcgggcggcgcggtCCGCAggcgccggcggcggggcgcggccgcGGCCCTGACTGACTGGGGGAGGCGTCCAACCCGCGGTGCGTGTGGGCGGCGGGCGGTGTGGGCGCGGCGTGTGCGGCAGGCTGGGCTGCACCGCAGCGCATACACTACAATGGCTGCTGGAAAGACGGGAAAGCAAACAATTTCCAGGCCCGCCGCGTCCAGCCCgaaatatggggaaaaaattacagaaaaatcgGAGAACACTGTAAAGGGTGGAAACGGGGCGCAGAGGGGATGCTGAGGCTCCCGCGGTGAGTCTGCTGCGGGTTTGGGGGGCAGGCGCCGGGGTTTAGCAGGGAAATATCAGGGTTATTTAAATTAtgaagggggaggaggagaaggaggggggagaggagagaggagcagcgAGCAGTGAGGAAAAGTTTGTGTTAACCATCCCTCCCTTCCATCCCTCTCCCCCCAtctcccgcagccccccgccgccccgcgtCGGACCCCCCCGGGGGGGGAAAAGTAGGGGAGGGGAGGCGAGGCGAGCGGtgccccccccccaacccccaaccccccttcccctccctcgGAGGGAGAAAGAGATGATTTTCAGAAAAACCTCTCTCAGGAGTTTCCTCcactcctcccctccctccccgcggCGCTCTGTTGGTTCGCGAGGAGCGGGCGAGGCGGCGGGGCTGCCCGGGGGACGGCAGGAGGGCGCGGGGTGCCCGCCGCCGACCCCCgcggcgggccgggcccggggccgcggggcaggggcaggggcaggagcggCGCGgccgcccccctcccctcctcgcCTCTCCGGAGCCTGTGCTGTGAATGCAGTGACAGCGGCGAGAGCGGCGAGAGAGGGAGCGGAAGACATTAGAGACCGCGGTGCcgaaaaatgagggaaaaaattaatataaattcgCCCACCGCCTCAAACCGGACAAATTTCGCACAGAAATTTCCCCCGTGGACCCGGCTACCCGTGGGGTGTCCCCCGGACCTGGCGGCTGCGTCTTTGGGGGGATCCGGAGTGACTTTGGGGCACTCGACCCCCCTTTCCCGTCGTTTTTTGgacaaaagttttttttttcgtAATAAAGAAACGAATTTGCCTGCTCTCCCCCTCCGAGTAGCCCAGgagcttttcccttccccatcgGTGTGTGTTTAGAGAAAAGTGTGAACCCAAGTAAGTGCTGAGTCGTGTTGCATTGGGGAGGGGGGTTTGCTAACTGAAAGCAGGAGAGATccggagagagagagagagagagcagggacagcttgTTGTCAGTATCATAAACAACCAAAATGGAGGGAGAACTGAGGcatataacaaaataaaaatcagaaaaaaatgccaaaaaatacctaaaaatcGGGGCTGCTCCCCCTTTTCTTCCTCAAGGTAACAGAATAAAACCCGTGTCTTCCCGAGACCGTTTTAAGGTTTCAGGGAGCAAGGagttaatatttattattttttttttgttgatgaATTCTTTGGAAAGGCAAAAGCCTCTTATAACTCGCCACCGACAATGAGAAAACGTGAAAATCCCTTTCAGGACGGAGAGGTAGGGGGAGATGATGGTGCAGAAAGTGTATAACTTGGGGGCAATGTGGAATGATCCTAGATAAGATAAATGCTGTATGTGGTGCTTTATAGCttccttttttaatgctttcttttaatGTGTCTATGtgtttgggggatttggggagatgggggctcctttcttttcctctgtctttttcttcccccccccccttttttttccttctttttttttctccccccccccccttttttttttttttcttttcttttctttttttttttttttttttttttcggacGGGAATGTAATGCTTTTGTAGTGTCACTTTCCTGATCTAATTAGGATGTGTGAGGCAAAGAGTAAACCTTTCCGGTTTATAAAGTGCACTTTCGTTGCCTTTGAATTTCAAGTTTTCTTGGTGGCTCTCTCCTCTATTTAAACTGGATTCTTCAGAGTTGGTGTGAGGTTGAGCTAGTGCTCCAtaggaagagcagagagggctCAGGGGCAGGGCACCTCTTCTGCGAGGGTTTGCTGATTTCCCTGGCACGTTCAGTTCACCTGTTTGTCTCCTACAAAGAATGTATTCTGCAGTCTCCTCGTtttatttatatgaaataaTGATGCCTCATCTCGCCTCACATTGAAGTTAATGCGAAAGTGCTGCTGATGTTGGTTCCACGTGGGATCAGGGACATAGCAGGGCATTTTAAAGAGACAGCTTCTCTTTTCCTAGGGTTATCATCAcctctgcagcacctctgccTCTAGCAGAGGGGTGGttcgttgttttttttttttaatggaaagatgTCAAATCGGCCCTAGTCTGATAAATTAAAGAAGGATAACAGGGGGAAGCGTGCAGAATCGTTGATTTCAAAGCAATTCTTTTGTGTGTAGCAGGTCTTCAGGGAGTTTTCTTGGTGTGTTAATTAAAATGCCGTGTTTTGGAGAGTGTTTTTGGAATGTGTGTTGCAGAAATGAAATAGTCTCAGGTTGCTTAATATTAAGGTCTAGTGCTATTCTGCTAGCTGTGAATTCTGTGAGAGGAGATAAATTCTCTGTGTGTAGGGAAATTTCACAGACATTTTGTGAAAGTTGTGAAGGGTGTTATTTTTACTTTGGATACATTCAAGTTTGTTGGGAACGTGTGAGTTTGTTCAAAAGTTTATTCTATACCTAAATCTCCTAAAACATCCCCAAAGGTTTTGAAAGTAGTGAAAAATAATTGTAGATTTTAATTGGCCGAAGTATGGGCTCTTTACAAGTACACCTTAGCTGTGTAGTTATAACATCATTTGGAAGAATTGCCTCTGgctttatttaaagaaagaaaagtcatCCTAACTGGGCTCTAGTGTCATGTCTATGTCTGCATGTGAGTATTCATGCATGCTTTTAGCATGGGTTCTGGCTGATactgttttttgtgtttggtttttgtttgttgttttttttttttttaattttgcaagtgTTTAACTGTGATGATGCGAAATGCTCTGCTTGTCCCTATTATCTCctaagtattttaattttattttttactatcctattaaaaaaattagcatcGCCTCTTAACATGGCCATTTGATATCTTTATGAGGAGTTGCAATGTTTCCTTTacacttgctttgtttttggagTCTTTATATTTAATTCTAGATTGAAAATTGAGTACAGGTATGCGCTTCTTGAGAGGGAAGATGGGTTACTGAACTTGGAGGGAGGCTATTGCAGCACATGTTTTCTGTGAATTTGTGGAAGTTGAGTATGAGTTGTGATAGCCCTCTGTGTTGAATAGCATGTGCTTGCAAATGATCTCTACCCTTTCTGCAAGTGTGACCAAAGAAACTTGTTGCCTAGGATAGCCTTGTGGTTAAAGATTTGGGAAGAAATCTTAAAGTTTTCCAGTGACTCACAGTTGTGAAAATTAAATCACATTAACTACTCTTAGGTTAGAAAAAAGGGTCATTAAGGAAGAAAGATTAATAATTTTGTATAAAGGAATGATATTGAATGTTTTTCCAAAACTGCCTTTTATGGTTTAGGGATCTCTTTTATAGTTAAAAGAATTCAGACTTAAAAGTTCCTTTCTGAATCTTTCTTAAACTgatctgttatttttattgacTGAAGTAACATTACCCTGGAATGCATAGAAATTTGATGAATTAATAGCAGTTCACCATATGTTGGTAGTTTTAATGTACCAGGGTAGATAGACAGATGGTAGTAGATGTGCAGAACTAACTTAAATAAACTAGTTAATGGTATTGAGAACTCTTCAAATGCTGTGTCTGTGACCATCAGTGTGAAGTGCTTAATGTGTGTACTACATTTTTACCTAATTTGGAGCTTTTTAatcaataatattttaatgctgGAAATAGGTATAGGCACTGGTAATAACAGTGTGAAAATAGCAATGCTGTGGAGTAGCTTTCTTGACTTACAGCTATGTGTTACAAAGTAAATTCGGTGTATCCAACCACAGTACAAAACTCAGGATTTAGggtggagaaagaagaaagggtGTTCTTTCAGAATTTGATACTCTTCTAAACTGGATTTAATTTTAAGGTATAATCCAGATGGAGATAAtaatgacagaagaaaaaagttgtttaggattatttttttacaaactTACTCTTTTGTAGAGAAGAGAATTCTTTGTACAAAGCAGTGATGAAgtgttttttgttattgttgttgtgtgggttttttattttaataaaaaaataaagtaacttTCAAAGCTTCCTTAGTTCTAAGAGTTAAGATAATCTTGTGTATTATGTATTGGTGTGATTCCATACATGatacagtttgatttttttcaagtttttctaaaattaaaacacCTGAGGAAACAAATACTATGGGCTCTTGTTGGTAAAGTTATCCTACTTTTTCTAGGTAAGCTGGAGAGGTGTAAATGTATTAAAATCCTTCTTAGAGACTTACCAATCCTAgtcaataatttttaaaaattaataactaCAGTATTCTACAACAGTACAAGCAAATACAGGAATCCAGAGTGACATGCATTCAACTTTGCTTGAATACTTAGCTCAAATGTGTCTCTTGGTGTgtgcttttaattaaataattatcctgaaaaattagttttcagTGTAGGACTTTTGAGGTTTAAATTAAGGAACCTTTTAAAAGTTTGTGTAATTCTAAAAGGCAGTGCCTACAAGGTGCAGCCACTTCTAATGGTTGTCCATCTCTGCAGCTGGTTAGTCAAAATGGTGCCCT
This window harbors:
- the CHCHD7 gene encoding coiled-coil-helix-coiled-coil-helix domain-containing protein 7 → MSRHAKKLRDHDINPCLAETDATTKCMDDNNYNKDLCTDYFLKYKNCRKFWHEIMMQRKRSGVKPEMPSAEERKKILESMGKPY